The following DNA comes from Thermoanaerobaculia bacterium.
GACGGGGAATGGAACGGCGGGGAGCGCAAGTTCCGGCTCGAACCGGGACAGAAGCTGACGTTCGCCGGAATGTCGCGAATCGATGCGCAGAGCGGCGCTTCGAAGCCGCTCGTCGGCGGCGACCTTTCGCAGACGGATCACTACGAGTTCGTCGACGAGAAGACGCTCCGCTGGAGGAGCCGGCTGCCGTCCGACCCGCCGTTCTCCGGCACCGAGATCGATTACGTCCTCGAGTACACGCTGTCGGGCGTTCTCGAGGAACGGGGCGGCGCGTATCGGCTCGCGCACGACTTCGCGTTCCCCGACCGGGACGGCGCGATCGACCGCTTCACGCTCGATTTCACCCTCGACCCCTCCTGGAAGCCGGAGGACGCCTTTCCCGGGCACTGGCAAGCGGGTCCCCTCATGCCGGGCCGCGGGTTCGTGGTCCGGGCGACGCTGCGCTCCTCGAGCGCTCCCGCCTCGGTTCGCCGCGTGCCTCCGCTCGCCGACCGGCGCCTCGCGGAGATCCTGATCGCCGCCGCGTTCCTGATCTTCGGGCTCCACTACTGGCTGCATGACCGCGCGCGGGGAAGGTTTCGGCCGCTTTCTCCCCTCTCCGAAGTCGACGCCCCGTGGCTCGCCGCGAACGTGTTCGATCTCCTCCCCGAGGAAGTCGGAACGGCGCTCGACGACGACGTGGGCTCGCCGGAAGTCGGCGCCGTGATCGCGCGGCTCGTCGCGGAGAAGAAGCTGAAGAGCGAGACGTCCCACGTGCTGGCGAAACCGACGCTCCGCCTCACCCGGGTCGCCCCGCTTTCCGCGTTTTCCGGCTACGAGCGAAAGCTCGTCGACGGACTGTTCTTCGGCGAGGAGAGCGTGACGCCGGAGGACGTGCGCGCGCACTACAAGTCGAGTGGATTCAATCCCGCGCAGCTCATCACCGCGGACCTGAAGGCGCGGCTCGCCGCGAAGGGCGCCTTCGCCGAGACGTACAAGCCCGCGCGCCCGTGGAGAAGCCTGCTCTTCTTCGCGATCGCCGTGGCGCTCGTTGTCGTCACCTGGCCGCATCACGTCGCGACGGATCCGCCGGCGCTCTTCGCGTTCCTGTTCGCGTCCGCGTTCTTCGCCGGGATCGGAATCACGCTCGCCAGCCGGTCGGCGGAATCATTTTCTCCTCTGAGCGTGCCGCTCACGTTCGCGCTGGTCCTGATTCTCGGCCCCTGGGTGATCGCCGGCATCGTGATGCCCGCCGGCTACTCCCCGACGCTCTTCGCGGCGTTCACCGCCATGACGGTGATGTACGTGAGCTCGGCGTTCCACATGGCGATGAGCCGCGACGGAGCGGCGCGGATGGACGCGCGACGCAAGATCGTCACGGCCCGCCGCTGGTTCGCGCTGCAGCTGAAGCAGCCGCACCCGGCCCTCGAGGATTCCTGGTTCCCCTACCTTCTCGCGCTCGGGCTCGGCTCCGGGGTCGACCGCTGGTCGAAGAGCTTCGCGGGCGCGGCCGCCCGGACGGGCGGCGGGTTCACGGGGGGTTCGTCGTCATCGACTTCGGAAGGCGGCTGGACGGGCGGAGGGGGAAGCTTCGGGGGAGCGGGGGCCTCCGGCAGCTGGGCCGCCGCGGTCGGAGGGTTCTCCGCGGGCGTCGCGGCGCCTTCGTCCTCGTCGGGCGGAGGGGGAAGCTCTTCGGGCGGAGGCGGCGGAGGCGGCTGGTAGCGACCCGGGCCGTCAGCGCGCGGCCGAAGCGCCGCGAACCTTCTCGAAGAGCAGCTTCGCCTCGTGGCCGACGAGCGAGCAGGTGTGCCCGTCCTTCAGGACGATGTGCGTGCCGGCGTCGTCGACCGCGATCTCCTCGATATCCGCGGCTTCGAATTCGAGCATGCCGTCGGGAGCCAGGAAACTGATGGAGTCGATCATCGGTTCACC
Coding sequences within:
- a CDS encoding DUF2207 domain-containing protein, giving the protein MKARVLAWGLALLSFASGASARTLHWRSLDVRARLDADGLLHVSERQNMVFDGEWNGGERKFRLEPGQKLTFAGMSRIDAQSGASKPLVGGDLSQTDHYEFVDEKTLRWRSRLPSDPPFSGTEIDYVLEYTLSGVLEERGGAYRLAHDFAFPDRDGAIDRFTLDFTLDPSWKPEDAFPGHWQAGPLMPGRGFVVRATLRSSSAPASVRRVPPLADRRLAEILIAAAFLIFGLHYWLHDRARGRFRPLSPLSEVDAPWLAANVFDLLPEEVGTALDDDVGSPEVGAVIARLVAEKKLKSETSHVLAKPTLRLTRVAPLSAFSGYERKLVDGLFFGEESVTPEDVRAHYKSSGFNPAQLITADLKARLAAKGAFAETYKPARPWRSLLFFAIAVALVVVTWPHHVATDPPALFAFLFASAFFAGIGITLASRSAESFSPLSVPLTFALVLILGPWVIAGIVMPAGYSPTLFAAFTAMTVMYVSSAFHMAMSRDGAARMDARRKIVTARRWFALQLKQPHPALEDSWFPYLLALGLGSGVDRWSKSFAGAAARTGGGFTGGSSSSTSEGGWTGGGGSFGGAGASGSWAAAVGGFSAGVAAPSSSSGGGGSSSGGGGGGGW